GTCTAAAATTTCCACGGGAATTGACACCCTTGTTTTCCTTATGGGGTTGGGGAACTTAAGCACCATTACGAAACAGCTCGTTCGCCATGGAAGAAGTCCCGAAACGCCGATTGCTCTGGTGCATTGGGGCACCCGGTTTGATCAGAAAACCGTTGTCGGGACATTGAAAAATATCGAAAAGAAACGGGATGAGGCCGAATTGGAACCTCCTGTTCTGGTCATTGTCGGGGAGGTGATCCATCTAAGGGAGAAACTGAACTGGTTTGAAAAAAGACCTCTTTTTGGCAAAAAAATCTTAATTACCCGTTCGAAAGAACAATCCAAAGATTTTTCCGACCTCCTGTTTTACTACGGCGCCGAGCCGGTGATCTTTCCGACTATTTTACTCGTTCCCCCGGACCGGTGGGAAGAGATGGACCAGGCGATTCGTTCGATCGGATCGTATGACTGGATGATTTTTTCAAGTGTAAACGGGGTTCATTTTTTTATGAACCGGCTTAAAACCCTGGGAAAAGATATTCGGGCGCTTCATCAAATCAAGATTTGCGCGGTCGGTTCTTCTACGGCCGAAGAGTTTTTAAAATACGGCATTAAAGTCGATCTGGTTCCCGGTTCTTTCCAGGGAGAAAGCGTGGTCGAAGAATTTAAACAAATGGCGGTTAAAGGCCAAAGGTTTTTAATTCCCCGCGCAAAAGCGGCCCGGGAAATTCTCCCTGAAGCATTAAAAAAAATGGGAGCGCGGGTGGATGTCGTGACGGCTTACCAGAACGTAAAACCTGTTGAAAATACTGAAAAAATAAGAAAACTGTTGTCAGGGCATAAAATTTCTGTCGTGACCTTTACCAGCTCCTCCACTGTTAAAAACTTTATGGAGCTTTTCGACTCGACTGATTTGAAATCCTATTTCACAAATGCAATAATAGCCAGTATCGGCCCGATTACTTCAAAGACGTTGCAGGAATATGGTTATCAGGCAGACATTCAGCCGGACGAACATACCATTTTGGGCTTGACCGAAGCGATCGTGCATTATTTTAAAAAAAGAGGTTAGAAATTATGTCCTTCCCGAACCATCGTCCCAGGCGTTTAAGAAATAGCGAAGCGTTGAGAAAATTAGTGCGGGAAACCCACCTGGAGCCCGATCACCTGATCTTTCCCATGTTTGTAACCTTTGGAAAAAATGTCCGGACCGAAATTTTATCTATGCCCGGGAATTACCGGTTTTCAGTGGACCGGATTCTTTCGGAAATAGAGGAAGTGCAAACTTTGGGAATCTCCTCGATTATTTTATTTGGCATTCCGGAAAAAAAAGATGAACTCGGGAGCGAGGCCTATAATCCCCGTGGAATTGTTCAAACCGCGATAAAAAAGATAAAAGATAAATTCCCTCACCTGATCGTTATGACCGATGTGTGTATCGATGAATACACGTCGCACGGACACTGCGGAATCGTGAAAGATGGTCAGATCGAAAATGATGAAACCTTAAACCTCCTTGCCAAAATGGCCTTGACCCATGCGGAATCCGGAGCCGATCTGGTTGCGCCATCCGATATGATGGATGGGAGAGTCGGGGCCATCAGGAAATTTTTGGACCAGGCCGGAAAAACGCAAATACCGATCATGGCCTATTCGGCAAAATATGCCTCCTGTTTTTACGGGCCTTTCCGTGAAGCGGCGCAATCTTCTCCGCAATTCGGCGACCGGAAAACCTATCAGATGGATCCTCCAAACAGCCGGGAGGCTCTCCGTGAAGTTGCGCTCGATATTGAAGAAGGGGCTGATATCATCATGGTGAAACCCGCCATGCCCTATCTCGACATCGTCTCCAAAATCAGGTCAGGTTTCGACGTTCCTGTTGCCGCCTATCAGGTCAGCGGAGAATATTCGATGATTAAAGCCGCGGCAAAGCTCGGGTGGCTGGATGAAAAATCGGCAATCATGGAGACTCTCATTTCGATTAAAAGAGCCGGAGCCGATATGATTCTCACCTATTTCGCGAAAGAGGCCGCCCGGATTCTCAATCGATGAGCGCAAAATTTCTGAAAAAAATTGATGAGGCCCGGAATCTCCCCTATCCGGTTCTTGCGCTTGGAAATTTTGACGGCGTGCATATCGGGCATCAGGCCATTTTAAAAAAAGTGGTTGAACGGGCTGCGGCGGTGAAGGGGACGTCGATTGCCTTTACCTTTGAGCCCCATCCGATTAAAGTGCTTTTTCCCGATCGTCCCCTGGAATTGCTAAGCTCTCAGGAAGAGAAGTTGGGCTTGATTGAAAACCGCGGGATTGAGAGGATATACGTCATTGATTTTACAAAAGAATTCTCCAATCAGTCACCCCGGGAATTTGTGAAGACCTTTCTGGTCGACGGTTTAAAAATCAGGGAGGTTTTTGTCGGTTCGAATTACGGGTTTGGAAAAGGACGCTCCGGGAACGTCGACTCTCTTCGTCAGTATGGCGAAGAATTCGGATTTACCGTTAACGTGGTGACGCCCGTCAGGCTCAACGGCCAGATTGTCAGTTCATCCCTGATTCGAAAATTACTTTTAGAAGGGAGCGTTGACGAGGTGGTCCCTTTTTTAGGGCGTCCCTACCTTCTGGAAGGGGAAGTCGTTGAAGGAGAAATGAGAGGAAGAACGCTCGGGTATCCAACGGCTAACCTCCTTCCCGGCGACAAGCTGATTCCGAAAGACGGGGTTTACGCTGTAACTGTCCAGGTGGGCCAAAACATTCTTCCCGGGATTGTTTATATTGGGACACAGCCTACCTTTCAAAAAAGTAAAAGACAAATCGAAGTTCATTTGTTTGATTATTCAAATAAATTGTATGGTGAACAGCTTAAAGTTTATTTTTACGGCAAAGTCAGGGGCGAAATAAAATTTCCGGACAAGGATTCCCTGGTTCGCCAGATTGAAAAAGACATTATGACCGCAAAGAACATTCTCAAATCAATCATGTGTTAAAAAGGGTTCGGGAAAATCTAAAAAACCTGGGAGTTAACCCGGGCGACCTTCTGGTTGTTGCCGTATCGGGAGGGCCAGACTCCGTCTGCCTGCTTCACCTCCTTTCTGAAATTGGAAAGAGCTACCCTTTTAAACTTCACGCAGGCCATCTCAACCATTCTTTAAGAGGGATCGAAGCGGATGAAGATGCGGAATTTGTCAGGAAATTTTGTGACGTTCTGAATATTCCTTCCACGATTGTGAAGAAAGATATCGCTTCACTGGCAAAATCAATGCGAAAATCCACCCAGGAAACCGCTCGAATGGCTCGATATCAGGCGCTCCGGGAAATTTCACGGCAAAACGAAGGCCGCTGGATCGTCACGGCGCATCATGCGGGTGACCAGGCCGAAACTTTTCTGATGAGATTGATCAGGGGTTCTGGACCCCGGGGCTTATCCGCAATACCAAGAATCCGGGATTCTGTGATTCGTCCTTTTCTTAATTTTACAAAAGACGAAATTCTGGCTTATCTTCGACAGCATCAACTCGCTTTTCGTGAAGACTCTTCAAATAAGCTTCCCCACTATTTTAGAAATCAAATTCGCCAGGAACTTCTCCCTTTTCTAGAAAAATATAATCCCAATATCCTTCACGTCCTGGAGCGCGAATCAGACATTTTGATGGAGGAAGACCGTGCCCTTGAAGCCGTGGTGAATCAGGTTCTGCCCCAGATCGTCTCTTTCCCTGAAAAAGGAAACGCTGTTGTAGCGATTCAACCTTTTTTAAACCAGATTCCGGCTATTCAACGAAGAATTTTGAGGCAGGTTCTCGTTCAAATGAGAGGCGGTTTACTGAATATCCATTATCATCATGTTCAAAACCTCTGCCATTTAGCTAAAAAAATGGGAAATGGAAAGTCAATTTGTCTTCCGGGCGGGATCAAAGCCTATAAAAGTTATGATCGGCTGGTCTTTTTGGGTCAAGATTCGATCCAATCCGGCGGTCCGGTTGGTTTGTCAATTCCAATTCCGGGTCATGCTGTTTCCTCAGCATTAAAGATTAAAGTGAAGACTTCCCTTTTCGAAGCGGCGCCGCAAAACAAGCCGGAAAAAAATAAAGAATTTTTTGATTATTCAAAAATCACACTTCCCATCACTTTGAGGAACCGCCTCCCTGGCGACTTCATCTGCCCTGTTAGACTCCGGGGGAAACGAAAAAAACTGCAGGATATCTTTGTCGACCTGAAAATTCCAAGGGTGTTAAGAGACACCATTCCCCTGATTGTAACTCCGGGAAGGGTTTTGTGGATTGTCGGAATGGAACGGGACTTTCCCTCTCAAGTCTCGTCAAAAACGAACAGGGTTTTGCAAATTGAAGTCGAATCAACGGATTTGGCTTGATTTTTCCTTTCAA
The window above is part of the Nitrospirota bacterium genome. Proteins encoded here:
- the cobA gene encoding uroporphyrinogen-III C-methyltransferase, whose translation is MKQGKVYLVGAGPGDPKLLTLKGKECLEEADVILYDYLINPDILDFSKPSAEKIFVGKKGSSSCRQGEINSLIIQKAMSGKVVVRLKGGDPFIFGRGGEEAAALVEEGLPFEVVPGITSAIAVPAYAGIPLTHRDLSSSVAFITGHEDPAKIESSVDWSKISTGIDTLVFLMGLGNLSTITKQLVRHGRSPETPIALVHWGTRFDQKTVVGTLKNIEKKRDEAELEPPVLVIVGEVIHLREKLNWFEKRPLFGKKILITRSKEQSKDFSDLLFYYGAEPVIFPTILLVPPDRWEEMDQAIRSIGSYDWMIFSSVNGVHFFMNRLKTLGKDIRALHQIKICAVGSSTAEEFLKYGIKVDLVPGSFQGESVVEEFKQMAVKGQRFLIPRAKAAREILPEALKKMGARVDVVTAYQNVKPVENTEKIRKLLSGHKISVVTFTSSSTVKNFMELFDSTDLKSYFTNAIIASIGPITSKTLQEYGYQADIQPDEHTILGLTEAIVHYFKKRG
- the hemB gene encoding porphobilinogen synthase, translated to MSFPNHRPRRLRNSEALRKLVRETHLEPDHLIFPMFVTFGKNVRTEILSMPGNYRFSVDRILSEIEEVQTLGISSIILFGIPEKKDELGSEAYNPRGIVQTAIKKIKDKFPHLIVMTDVCIDEYTSHGHCGIVKDGQIENDETLNLLAKMALTHAESGADLVAPSDMMDGRVGAIRKFLDQAGKTQIPIMAYSAKYASCFYGPFREAAQSSPQFGDRKTYQMDPPNSREALREVALDIEEGADIIMVKPAMPYLDIVSKIRSGFDVPVAAYQVSGEYSMIKAAAKLGWLDEKSAIMETLISIKRAGADMILTYFAKEAARILNR
- a CDS encoding bifunctional riboflavin kinase/FAD synthetase, which translates into the protein MSAKFLKKIDEARNLPYPVLALGNFDGVHIGHQAILKKVVERAAAVKGTSIAFTFEPHPIKVLFPDRPLELLSSQEEKLGLIENRGIERIYVIDFTKEFSNQSPREFVKTFLVDGLKIREVFVGSNYGFGKGRSGNVDSLRQYGEEFGFTVNVVTPVRLNGQIVSSSLIRKLLLEGSVDEVVPFLGRPYLLEGEVVEGEMRGRTLGYPTANLLPGDKLIPKDGVYAVTVQVGQNILPGIVYIGTQPTFQKSKRQIEVHLFDYSNKLYGEQLKVYFYGKVRGEIKFPDKDSLVRQIEKDIMTAKNILKSIMC
- the tilS gene encoding tRNA lysidine(34) synthetase TilS, with the protein product MLKRVRENLKNLGVNPGDLLVVAVSGGPDSVCLLHLLSEIGKSYPFKLHAGHLNHSLRGIEADEDAEFVRKFCDVLNIPSTIVKKDIASLAKSMRKSTQETARMARYQALREISRQNEGRWIVTAHHAGDQAETFLMRLIRGSGPRGLSAIPRIRDSVIRPFLNFTKDEILAYLRQHQLAFREDSSNKLPHYFRNQIRQELLPFLEKYNPNILHVLERESDILMEEDRALEAVVNQVLPQIVSFPEKGNAVVAIQPFLNQIPAIQRRILRQVLVQMRGGLLNIHYHHVQNLCHLAKKMGNGKSICLPGGIKAYKSYDRLVFLGQDSIQSGGPVGLSIPIPGHAVSSALKIKVKTSLFEAAPQNKPEKNKEFFDYSKITLPITLRNRLPGDFICPVRLRGKRKKLQDIFVDLKIPRVLRDTIPLIVTPGRVLWIVGMERDFPSQVSSKTNRVLQIEVESTDLA